The proteins below are encoded in one region of Balaenoptera acutorostrata chromosome 11, mBalAcu1.1, whole genome shotgun sequence:
- the LOC103012621 gene encoding apolipoprotein L3-like, translating to MIPGEDSDALYEYLNELKADLAMGDQDTLQQDQLDRKRFLEEFPRVKQELEESIKKLHALADKADKVHRDCTISNIVAKSTGAVSGVLTILGLALAPVTAGGSLGLFATGLGLGAAAAVTSVSTSIVERVSTLAAETEASHLTSTAVNEEVFEGVVRNSTAQFSSSMEKVFQAMQDIEKNVHAIKLAKGNPDLAARAKRFTTTGQVSVKGRKQVQKAFGGTALAMTKKARIEGVATAGISLLMDVAFLVKESMHLHEGAKTESAERLRQQARELEKKLEVLTRIYESLQ from the exons ATGATTCCTGG GGAAGACTCAGATGCACTATATGAATATCTGAATGAGCTGAAAGCAGACTTGGCCATGGGGGATCAAGACACACTCCAGCAAGACCAGCTGGACAGGAAGAGGTTTCTGGAGGAGTTTCCTCGGGTGAAGCAGGAGCTTGAGGAGAGCATAAAAAAGCTCCACGCACTTGCAGACAAGGCTGACAAGGTCCACAGGGACTGCACCATCTCCAACATTGTGGCCAAATCCACTGGTGCTGTGTCTGGTGTCCTGACCATCCTTGGCCTGGCTTTGGCACCCGTGACAGCGGGGGGGAGTCTGGGACTCTTTGCCACTGGGTTAGGGCTGGGAGCAGCGGCTGCCGTGACCAGTGTGTCCACCAGCATCGTGGAACGTGTAAGCACGTTGGCAGCAGAAACCGAAGCCAGTCACCTTACGTCAACTGCCGTCAACGAAGAGGTGTTTGAGGGGGTTGTACGTAACAGCACAGCCCAGTTTTCTTCCTCTATGGAGAAAGTCTTCCAAGCCATGCAAGACATTGAGAAAAACGTCCATGCCATCAAGTTGGCCAAAGGCAACCCTGACTTAGCAGCCAGGGCTAAGCGCTTCACGACCACTGGGCAAGTCTCAGTCAAAGGCAGGAAGCAGGTGCAGAAAGCTTTTGGAGGTACGGCACTGGCAATGACTAAAAAGGCCCGGATTGAGGGTGTGGCCACCGCTGGTATCTCCCTTCTGATGGATGTGGCCTTCCTGGTGAAAGAGTCAATGCACTTGCATGAGGGGGCAAAGACGGAGTCGGCTGAAAGGCTGAGGCAGCAGGCCCGGGAGCTGGAGAAGAAGTTGGAGGTGCTCACCCGGATCTATGAGAGTCTGCAGTAG